One segment of Candidatus Zixiibacteriota bacterium DNA contains the following:
- the hemA gene encoding glutamyl-tRNA reductase: MAMASWKLIVCGISHKTSELTDREPLQVDRDSIAEANAILGKLPGVLESVIVSTCNRVEFYLVLEKSAEPADILLSFYSQFKNQHIADALDKFYTMKRREAAEHLFRVVAGVDSMIIGENQIVGQLKDAYSSSCSVKSAGKIIHRLFHQAFRVGKAVRSDTEIGKGACSVSGTAVSLLKSKIAANTNPAVLFIGVNQMIAIAAAGLSGDDQCRFMFANRTREKAVALAEKFAASAHTLDELPELLGRADVVVTCTSSPVPIITKEMMRAAGVAGSSRRRIVMDLAVPRDVESDIDELTNIEILDLEDIRRFVEQNQKQVLESIPEAEAIIERRLDEFMYWYSHVLHEPLYNGFGDTFEAIRHEEFGPVIKKLSPEMQYAVDKASRRLINRLLAMKVRAETEPEK; this comes from the coding sequence ATGGCAATGGCAAGCTGGAAACTGATAGTATGTGGTATCAGCCATAAGACTTCAGAGTTGACTGACAGAGAGCCGTTGCAGGTGGATCGCGATTCGATCGCCGAAGCAAATGCAATTCTCGGCAAGCTGCCGGGTGTGCTCGAATCAGTGATCGTGTCCACATGCAATCGAGTTGAATTCTACCTTGTCCTCGAGAAATCGGCAGAACCGGCAGACATCCTTCTCAGCTTCTATTCGCAGTTCAAGAATCAACACATCGCGGATGCTCTGGATAAGTTCTACACAATGAAGCGTCGTGAGGCGGCCGAGCACCTGTTTCGAGTGGTGGCAGGAGTGGATTCGATGATCATAGGCGAAAATCAGATTGTTGGGCAATTGAAGGACGCCTACAGCTCGTCCTGCTCGGTGAAGTCTGCCGGCAAGATTATCCATCGCCTGTTTCATCAGGCATTCCGCGTCGGCAAGGCAGTAAGATCGGACACCGAAATCGGCAAGGGAGCCTGCTCCGTCAGTGGCACGGCTGTAAGTCTCTTGAAATCAAAGATCGCAGCGAACACGAACCCTGCCGTCCTGTTTATCGGCGTCAATCAAATGATAGCCATAGCGGCTGCGGGTCTCTCAGGCGACGATCAGTGCAGATTCATGTTTGCAAATCGGACTCGGGAAAAGGCTGTTGCACTTGCTGAGAAGTTCGCTGCGTCCGCTCACACACTCGATGAACTGCCGGAGCTGCTCGGGCGCGCAGACGTTGTCGTGACTTGCACAAGCTCACCAGTACCGATCATCACGAAGGAGATGATGCGTGCCGCCGGTGTCGCCGGCAGTAGTCGCAGGCGGATTGTCATGGATCTGGCCGTCCCGAGAGATGTCGAATCAGATATCGATGAGCTTACTAATATCGAGATTCTCGATCTTGAAGACATCAGGAGATTCGTCGAACAGAATCAGAAGCAAGTCCTGGAATCCATTCCGGAGGCTGAGGCTATCATCGAGCGCAGGCTGGATGAGTTCATGTACTGGTACAGTCATGTGCTTCATGAGCCGCTGTACAACGGATTTGGTGATACATTCGAAGCGATCAGGCACGAGGAATTCGGGCCGGTCATCAAGAAGCTGAGTCCCGAAATGCAGTATGCTGTCGATAAGGCTTCGCGCCGACTGATCAACAGGCTGCTGGCGATGAAGGTCAGGGCGGAGACTGAACCGGAGAAGTAG
- a CDS encoding FAD-dependent oxidoreductase — MSVNRSDFVIIGGVATGPKTAATLARRLPDVKITLFQRESLVSYATCGMPYFASGDIDSFQKLTATSYDVQRDADFFKNTKGFDVVTGAQVIRIDREKKVTAVKMLATGEVLEHAYGKLVIATGAAPMQPPFPVAESPRISSFTKPDDAVAFREAAQTGQVGKVVVVGGGFIGCEVVEAAAGLWGIETVLVEKENQILPYVLDPEMAAIAEREMMRQDVTIKTGMQVKRIDLDGDGNPVVLLQNEESISCDYVFLCLGVSPETSLARDCGLRIGDRGGIVVDSHMRTSDPDIFAGGDCVESHHLITGAQIYIPMGSLANRHGRVIAENLAGNHAEFKGVVGAFLVKIFDTNVGAVGLSQKAAEAAGFRAEAVWGAFPDKPDYYPEFGTFSVKLVYSSDDERLLGLQAVGAGDICRRIDVFSSFLQRRASVHDLLAFEHGYAPPYSEVLDPLHQMAALAIAREKGLQIVGPADKSADNVVFLDVRETEEFSSEPWPVSGSCTLVNIPLGELRLRIDELDRIREIRIVCRRGPRSYQASLILRHAGFENVTMIGGGTQASLS; from the coding sequence ATGAGTGTTAATAGATCAGATTTTGTGATAATAGGCGGAGTCGCCACAGGTCCAAAGACTGCCGCTACGTTGGCGCGAAGGTTGCCCGATGTGAAGATTACGCTTTTTCAGAGAGAGAGTCTGGTATCGTATGCGACCTGTGGTATGCCATATTTTGCGTCGGGTGATATCGACAGCTTCCAGAAACTGACGGCGACCTCCTATGATGTGCAGCGTGACGCCGACTTTTTCAAGAACACAAAAGGCTTCGATGTTGTCACGGGTGCCCAGGTTATCCGTATTGACAGAGAAAAGAAGGTGACCGCTGTTAAGATGCTTGCCACTGGTGAAGTACTTGAGCACGCTTATGGAAAGCTTGTGATCGCCACCGGTGCGGCGCCGATGCAGCCTCCATTCCCCGTGGCGGAGAGTCCCAGGATCAGTTCGTTTACGAAGCCGGATGATGCAGTGGCATTCCGTGAAGCTGCCCAAACCGGGCAAGTCGGGAAAGTTGTGGTAGTCGGAGGTGGATTCATCGGATGCGAAGTTGTGGAAGCCGCAGCGGGACTCTGGGGTATCGAGACGGTGCTTGTCGAGAAAGAAAACCAGATTCTTCCATACGTGCTCGATCCCGAGATGGCAGCGATAGCCGAGCGCGAAATGATGCGGCAGGATGTCACGATCAAGACTGGTATGCAAGTCAAGCGCATTGATCTGGACGGCGACGGGAATCCGGTAGTCCTTCTGCAGAATGAAGAGAGCATCTCATGCGATTACGTTTTTCTTTGTCTCGGAGTCAGTCCCGAAACTTCGCTGGCACGTGATTGTGGTCTGAGAATAGGCGATCGGGGTGGTATCGTTGTCGACTCTCACATGCGCACAAGCGATCCGGATATATTTGCCGGGGGCGACTGTGTCGAATCCCATCATTTGATTACCGGCGCGCAGATATACATTCCGATGGGATCGTTGGCCAATCGCCACGGACGGGTGATAGCGGAAAATCTGGCCGGAAATCACGCTGAGTTTAAGGGTGTGGTTGGTGCGTTTCTTGTGAAGATATTTGATACAAACGTTGGTGCGGTTGGTCTTTCTCAGAAGGCTGCTGAGGCTGCCGGTTTTCGAGCTGAAGCGGTTTGGGGAGCCTTCCCAGACAAGCCTGACTACTATCCGGAGTTTGGTACTTTCAGCGTGAAGCTTGTTTACTCTTCCGATGATGAGAGGCTGCTGGGGTTGCAGGCTGTCGGCGCAGGTGACATTTGCAGGCGGATCGATGTGTTCTCGTCTTTCCTGCAGCGCAGGGCATCGGTTCATGATCTGCTGGCATTTGAGCATGGCTATGCGCCGCCATATTCCGAAGTGCTTGATCCGCTCCACCAGATGGCGGCTTTGGCAATCGCGCGAGAGAAGGGTCTGCAGATCGTCGGCCCGGCTGACAAGTCGGCCGATAACGTTGTATTTCTCGATGTTCGCGAGACAGAAGAATTCTCCTCGGAACCGTGGCCGGTATCGGGAAGTTGTACTCTGGTGAACATTCCTCTCGGTGAGCTGAGACTACGCATTGATGAGCTTGACAGAATCAGGGAAATTCGAATAGTCTGTCGGAGAGGACCAAGATCTTATCAGGCCTCACTCATTCTGAGGCATGCGGGCTTTGAAAATGTAACCATGATTGGTGGCGGCACACAGGCTTCGCTGTCGTAA
- the nrfD gene encoding polysulfide reductase NrfD, whose amino-acid sequence MIEKALTGDKRYWGWIAFLLVLIGIGTINYLRQYGYGLGLTGLSRDVAWGFYIAQLTFLVGVAASAVMVVLPYYLHDYKAFGKVTILGEFVAIGSVIMCVMFVFVDLGQPFRSLNLLLYPSPNSLLFWDTVALSGYLVLNVVISWFSMDAERKGIKPPRWLKPIIYLSIPWAISIHTVTAFLYSGLSARPFWMTAVLAPRFLASAFAAGPALLVILCLIVRNVSRFDPGDKAIKNLARIATYGMIVNVFLILMEVFTAVYSDIPEHLLHFKYMFVGIDGNSNLVPWMWLSSILAIVSLILLIPPKSRNNFKILSVGCVLLFLSLWIDKGMAMVITGFIPSPLGTITQYSPTFPELMISMGIYALGALIITILYKVAVSIRVRDLMSEIVVKRKMAAAISKSSS is encoded by the coding sequence ATGATAGAAAAGGCACTAACAGGTGATAAGCGATACTGGGGATGGATAGCGTTCCTTCTCGTACTGATCGGCATTGGTACGATCAACTATCTCCGGCAATACGGTTACGGTCTTGGCCTCACCGGCCTCTCACGGGATGTTGCCTGGGGATTCTACATCGCCCAACTGACATTCCTCGTTGGAGTAGCGGCATCAGCAGTGATGGTCGTGCTTCCATACTACCTGCATGATTACAAAGCTTTCGGAAAGGTGACAATTCTCGGAGAATTTGTCGCCATCGGATCGGTAATCATGTGTGTTATGTTCGTATTCGTCGATCTCGGGCAGCCATTTCGGAGTCTGAACCTCCTTCTGTATCCCTCGCCGAATTCGCTGCTCTTCTGGGATACTGTAGCGCTAAGTGGGTACTTGGTGTTGAACGTTGTGATTAGCTGGTTCTCCATGGATGCCGAGCGGAAAGGTATCAAACCGCCCCGCTGGTTGAAGCCGATCATCTATCTCTCGATTCCGTGGGCGATCTCTATTCACACCGTGACGGCGTTTCTATATTCCGGTCTTTCAGCCAGACCATTCTGGATGACTGCTGTTCTCGCTCCGCGATTTCTTGCATCTGCGTTTGCAGCCGGTCCGGCACTGCTTGTAATACTCTGTCTGATTGTCAGAAATGTATCACGATTCGATCCGGGTGATAAGGCCATCAAGAATCTGGCGAGAATTGCGACCTATGGCATGATTGTCAATGTATTCCTGATTCTAATGGAAGTTTTCACTGCCGTCTATAGTGATATCCCTGAACATCTGTTGCACTTCAAGTATATGTTCGTCGGAATCGACGGCAACTCGAATCTTGTTCCGTGGATGTGGCTGTCATCGATACTGGCGATAGTGTCGCTGATACTGCTGATTCCTCCGAAGTCGCGCAACAATTTCAAAATTCTTTCTGTCGGATGCGTTCTGCTCTTTCTCTCGCTCTGGATTGACAAGGGTATGGCGATGGTTATTACCGGTTTCATACCATCTCCGCTCGGGACGATTACTCAATACTCACCAACATTCCCTGAACTGATGATTTCGATGGGGATTTACGCTCTCGGTGCGCTGATAATCACCATTCTATACAAAGTTGCTGTTTCGATCAGAGTTCGGGATCTCATGTCTGAGATCGTAGTGAAAAGAAAGATGGCGGCTGCCATTTCCAAGTCGTCTTCATAG
- a CDS encoding 4Fe-4S dicluster domain-containing protein, with amino-acid sequence MSVDRRIFLKAAGLTTLTAAAGGKVFAGDDLAKSWLKTGGLKAERWAMVIDLKKCREEHGCTACVDACHLTHNVPKIDNPKQEIKWIWKESFEHAFHEQEHELTPDEVKHSPALVLCNHCNNPPCVRVCPTKATWKREQDGIVMMDWHRCIGCRYCIVACPYGSRSFNWTDPRTHLKEIQPDFPTRTKGVVEKCTFCEERLSKGQLPACVEACAKRFADRPEIAPALAFGDIGDPNSEVRKLLSSNYSIRRKPGLGTEPEVYYIV; translated from the coding sequence ATGAGCGTCGACAGGAGAATATTCTTGAAGGCCGCCGGACTCACCACCCTTACCGCTGCTGCAGGTGGGAAAGTGTTTGCGGGCGACGACCTCGCCAAGTCCTGGCTAAAAACAGGCGGTCTCAAGGCTGAGCGCTGGGCAATGGTCATCGATCTGAAGAAATGCCGTGAAGAGCATGGCTGTACGGCGTGTGTCGATGCCTGTCACCTCACGCACAATGTGCCGAAGATCGACAACCCAAAGCAGGAGATCAAGTGGATCTGGAAAGAGTCATTTGAGCACGCTTTCCATGAACAAGAACATGAGCTCACGCCCGATGAGGTGAAGCACTCGCCTGCGTTGGTGCTCTGTAACCATTGCAACAATCCGCCATGCGTCAGAGTGTGTCCCACGAAGGCAACATGGAAGCGGGAGCAGGACGGAATTGTCATGATGGATTGGCACCGCTGCATCGGCTGCCGATATTGCATCGTGGCTTGCCCCTATGGATCACGCAGCTTTAACTGGACGGACCCGAGAACTCATCTCAAGGAAATCCAGCCCGACTTCCCAACCCGCACGAAGGGCGTTGTCGAGAAATGCACTTTCTGTGAGGAGAGACTCTCCAAAGGCCAGTTGCCCGCCTGCGTGGAAGCCTGCGCTAAGCGATTCGCAGACAGGCCGGAGATCGCTCCAGCTCTCGCGTTCGGCGATATCGGAGATCCCAATTCTGAAGTGCGGAAGTTGTTGAGTTCAAATTATTCGATAAGACGCAAGCCAGGCCTCGGGACTGAACCTGAAGTCTATTACATAGTGTGA
- the dsrJ gene encoding sulfate reduction electron transfer complex DsrMKJOP subunit DsrJ: protein MYDGGKIIIGLLIFLALISFPVWYNVAAGRATYQPDPKIITLEKECVAATDYMKTDHMDLLNQWRDLVVRQDVRAYKAQSGRLFEMSLSNTCMSCHSNKSDFCDQCHNYMGVQPYCWDCHVEPKEGVR, encoded by the coding sequence ATGTATGATGGTGGGAAGATCATAATTGGATTGCTGATATTCCTCGCTCTCATATCTTTCCCGGTCTGGTATAATGTGGCAGCCGGAAGGGCTACATATCAACCCGATCCGAAGATAATTACATTGGAGAAGGAGTGTGTTGCTGCGACGGATTACATGAAGACAGACCATATGGATCTCCTCAACCAGTGGCGAGACCTGGTCGTGCGTCAGGACGTACGAGCCTACAAAGCGCAGTCTGGCAGGCTGTTTGAGATGAGCCTTTCGAATACATGTATGTCCTGTCATTCGAACAAGTCTGATTTCTGTGATCAGTGCCACAACTACATGGGGGTGCAGCCGTACTGCTGGGATTGTCATGTCGAGCCTAAGGAGGGTGTGAGATGA
- a CDS encoding (Fe-S)-binding protein codes for MAEDTPKPEQLIQIDYGPPDKDWMEPSVRFRRGFYNYGAVPASSKYVDFPYPRKWQPTDDDWQLPDNWKQIILDGFKSLLGKYRTLRIFMDTCVRCGACADKCHYFIGSGDPKNMPVLRAELLRSVYRNDFTATGKILGKFAGARELTVDVLKEWFYYFFQCTECRRCSVFCPYGIDTAEITMMGRELLNMVGLNIDWITTPVANCFRTGNHLGIQPHGFKDSIDFAVDELEELTGVKVEAPINKKGAEILFVAPSADYFATPHYYTLLGYLALFHEVGLDYTWSAYASEGGNFGLFHSAEAMKRLNNKIYAEAKRLGVKWIIGGECGHMWRVLHQYMDTLNGPADFLEQPVSPITGTKFENAKSTKMVHISEFTSDLIKNGKITLDPSRNDHLIPTFHDSCNPARAMGLLEEPRYIINSVSNNFHEMPENTIREQTFCCGSGAGLGTDENLEMRLRGGLPRANAVKYVHEKHGVNILLCMCAIDKATLPSLLEYWIPGVEVGGVHELVGNALVMKGEKPRDTDLRGEPFAGKEGSEDV; via the coding sequence ATGGCTGAAGACACACCAAAACCTGAGCAGCTCATACAAATCGACTACGGCCCGCCCGACAAGGACTGGATGGAACCGTCGGTCAGGTTCCGTCGAGGATTTTACAACTATGGTGCTGTTCCCGCTAGCTCGAAGTATGTAGACTTTCCGTATCCGAGGAAATGGCAGCCTACTGACGATGACTGGCAGCTCCCCGATAACTGGAAGCAGATAATACTGGATGGTTTCAAGTCGCTGCTCGGCAAATATCGCACACTCAGGATTTTCATGGATACCTGTGTTAGATGCGGAGCCTGTGCCGACAAGTGCCACTACTTCATTGGATCGGGCGATCCCAAGAATATGCCTGTGTTGAGAGCGGAGCTGCTGAGATCAGTTTACAGGAATGATTTCACTGCCACAGGCAAGATTCTTGGCAAGTTCGCAGGCGCAAGAGAGTTGACGGTAGATGTGCTGAAGGAGTGGTTCTACTACTTTTTCCAATGCACGGAGTGCCGACGATGCTCGGTTTTTTGCCCTTACGGAATCGACACTGCCGAGATCACTATGATGGGGCGCGAGCTTCTCAATATGGTCGGCCTCAACATCGACTGGATCACGACACCCGTCGCGAATTGCTTCAGAACCGGCAACCATCTGGGTATTCAGCCTCACGGATTCAAAGACAGTATTGATTTCGCAGTCGATGAGTTGGAGGAACTGACCGGTGTCAAGGTCGAGGCTCCGATCAATAAGAAGGGTGCGGAAATACTCTTCGTTGCACCGTCAGCCGACTACTTCGCAACGCCGCATTACTACACTCTTCTCGGATATCTTGCACTGTTCCATGAGGTCGGTCTCGACTATACATGGAGTGCATATGCTTCCGAGGGAGGCAATTTCGGGCTGTTCCACTCTGCGGAAGCGATGAAGCGACTGAACAACAAGATCTATGCGGAAGCGAAGAGACTCGGCGTGAAGTGGATAATCGGCGGTGAGTGCGGGCACATGTGGCGCGTACTCCATCAGTATATGGATACATTGAATGGTCCTGCCGATTTTCTCGAGCAGCCGGTATCTCCGATCACCGGTACGAAATTCGAGAATGCGAAATCCACGAAGATGGTGCACATCTCGGAGTTCACTTCTGATCTAATCAAGAACGGCAAGATCACGCTTGATCCGAGCCGAAACGATCACCTCATTCCGACTTTCCATGACTCGTGCAATCCTGCGAGAGCGATGGGTCTTCTTGAAGAGCCGAGATACATAATCAACTCTGTGAGCAACAATTTCCACGAGATGCCAGAGAATACTATTCGTGAGCAGACTTTCTGTTGCGGAAGCGGCGCAGGCCTCGGAACCGACGAGAATCTCGAGATGAGACTGCGAGGCGGTCTGCCGAGAGCTAACGCTGTGAAATATGTTCATGAGAAGCATGGTGTGAACATACTGCTCTGCATGTGCGCGATCGATAAGGCGACTCTTCCAAGTCTGTTGGAATACTGGATTCCCGGTGTCGAGGTCGGCGGAGTTCACGAGCTTGTGGGTAATGCTCTAGTAATGAAGGGGGAGAAGCCAAGGGACACTGACCTGCGCGGCGAACCTTTCGCCGGGAAGGAGGGCAGCGAAGATGTATGA
- the dsrM gene encoding sulfate reduction electron transfer complex DsrMKJOP subunit DsrM has product MRVVFSFVAVILLILAAWIGVESAGLGYLFGIIIPYVAIVAFLVGVIYRVLKWARSPVPFRIPTTCGQQKSLPWIKSSKLDCPHTTLGVIGRMALEVLFFRSLFRNTKLDLKDGPKLVYGATKLLWFGGLMFHWSFLIIFVRHFKFFAEPIPYWVLGLQNFDGIFQVGLPVIYITDILILAAVTFLFVRRVIDPKLRYISLAADYFPLFLIFGIAATGIFMRYFSKVDIVSVKKLAMGLINFHPVDATVLSQIGEVFYIHVFLVSVLFMYFPLSKLMHMGGVFMSPTRNLANNNRMKRHVNPWDYPVKVHTYEEWEDEFRDVMKAADMPLEKE; this is encoded by the coding sequence ATGAGAGTCGTCTTTTCCTTCGTCGCAGTCATTCTGTTGATTCTTGCTGCCTGGATTGGAGTTGAATCGGCCGGACTCGGCTACCTTTTCGGGATCATCATCCCGTATGTAGCAATAGTCGCGTTCCTCGTCGGCGTGATCTACCGCGTGCTGAAGTGGGCGCGATCGCCGGTTCCATTTCGTATTCCCACAACCTGTGGCCAGCAGAAATCGCTGCCATGGATCAAGAGCAGCAAGCTGGACTGCCCTCACACGACGCTCGGCGTTATTGGAAGAATGGCGCTTGAAGTGCTTTTCTTCAGATCTCTGTTCAGGAACACCAAACTGGATCTGAAAGATGGTCCCAAGCTAGTTTACGGAGCGACAAAGCTTCTATGGTTCGGCGGGTTGATGTTTCATTGGTCGTTCCTGATCATCTTCGTACGCCACTTCAAGTTCTTTGCTGAACCGATTCCGTACTGGGTGCTCGGCCTTCAGAACTTCGATGGAATCTTTCAGGTAGGACTTCCGGTCATCTACATTACAGACATTCTGATACTTGCTGCCGTGACATTTCTGTTCGTGCGAAGAGTGATCGATCCGAAGCTGCGCTACATATCTCTTGCCGCCGACTATTTCCCGCTGTTCCTGATCTTCGGGATCGCCGCAACGGGAATTTTCATGCGGTATTTTTCCAAGGTGGATATTGTCTCCGTCAAGAAGCTTGCGATGGGGCTCATCAATTTTCACCCCGTCGACGCAACGGTTCTGAGTCAGATCGGTGAAGTGTTTTACATTCACGTGTTCCTGGTATCGGTATTGTTCATGTATTTCCCGCTGTCAAAGCTGATGCACATGGGAGGTGTCTTCATGAGTCCAACCAGGAATCTCGCGAACAACAACAGGATGAAGCGCCATGTGAATCCATGGGATTATCCGGTAAAAGTTCATACCTACGAGGAGTGGGAGGACGAATTCCGGGATGTGATGAAGGCGGCTGATATGCCACTGGAGAAGGAATAG
- a CDS encoding RsbRD N-terminal domain-containing protein, whose product MLIDILKKRRKAVLEDWLDRTLATYPPDSVDFFKNQKNRFSNPVGFTIERELALIFEEITGDMDEQNLRASAESLVKIRAVQDFKPSDAVAFVFELKNVVRAFAMDQSSDKHLADELHDLDTRIDRFALYAFDAYMLCRETICKIRNREATMGTFSPLERRAKASDDTCGSGASDNENNPSVKRHEGSGR is encoded by the coding sequence ATGCTGATAGATATCCTCAAAAAGAGAAGAAAAGCGGTTCTTGAAGACTGGCTCGACCGAACACTGGCCACTTATCCTCCTGACTCTGTAGATTTTTTCAAGAACCAGAAGAACAGGTTCTCGAACCCTGTGGGATTTACGATCGAGCGCGAGCTTGCCTTAATCTTCGAAGAGATCACAGGCGACATGGACGAGCAGAATCTCCGCGCCTCTGCTGAGTCATTGGTGAAGATCCGCGCAGTGCAGGACTTCAAGCCATCTGATGCCGTAGCATTCGTGTTCGAGTTGAAGAATGTAGTTCGTGCTTTCGCGATGGATCAGTCTTCCGACAAGCATCTGGCTGATGAATTGCATGACTTGGATACACGGATCGACAGATTTGCTCTTTATGCCTTTGATGCGTACATGCTCTGTCGCGAGACTATTTGCAAGATCAGAAACAGAGAAGCAACAATGGGAACGTTTTCGCCTCTGGAACGCCGGGCTAAAGCCTCGGATGATACGTGCGGTTCCGGAGCATCAGATAATGAAAATAATCCATCTGTGAAACGACATGAAGGGAGTGGTAGATGA
- a CDS encoding TusE/DsrC/DsvC family sulfur relay protein produces the protein MAQLEVGDYQVEVDEDGFIQEPEKWNEEVAKALAVTEGVDAMTDEHWHLVNYLRDYYQKFGIAPMIRKLCKETGFPLKKVYELFPSGPAKGACKVAGLAKPTGCV, from the coding sequence ATGGCACAACTCGAAGTTGGTGACTATCAGGTTGAGGTCGATGAGGACGGTTTCATTCAAGAGCCCGAAAAGTGGAATGAGGAAGTCGCCAAGGCGCTAGCCGTGACCGAAGGCGTCGATGCCATGACCGACGAGCATTGGCACCTCGTCAACTATCTTAGAGACTACTACCAGAAGTTCGGGATTGCTCCGATGATCCGCAAGCTCTGCAAAGAGACTGGATTCCCATTGAAGAAAGTCTACGAACTCTTCCCATCTGGACCGGCTAAAGGTGCCTGCAAAGTGGCTGGCCTTGCCAAGCCGACCGGCTGCGTGTAA
- a CDS encoding FAD-dependent oxidoreductase produces MAKVVRKKKKGLGGLSRSSGSSSVETSPLRPKLIEKMPPCIFNCPNHNQIRKILMTISKAEEYEKTYEQALEEAFYIWLETTPFPSTLGRVCPHPCESECNRKALEGAVGINSMERFIGDWGLEKKLAPKKLTDERRTEKIAVIGSGPAGMSCAYHLARRGYPVTVFEAFPKTGGMLRYGIPDYRLPTNILDAEINRILDMGVELKLSTIVGKDIQYSDLQKEFKAIFIGIGAHKGLLLRVEGEDAENVFTGTDFLHKVNAGQSVSIGDSVVVIGGGDTAIDAARVARRLGAKSTILYRRTQAEMPAIDEEIEGALEEGVRIDFLAAPIEIYRSNGTATGMKCQRMELGEPDSSGRRRPVPIEGDTYDLEFTTLIAAISQEPDFTGIENLIEGRDWIKVDDKFKTKEDGMYSGGDNINLGIAIDAIYHGRKAAAAVHEAITGEPVPAEYGADLSQIKPELMHMGYYAEAPRVELNHLSVEERFKALDTEITSTLSQDAAIAEAKRCMSCGECFDCGTCWSFCQDNAIVKPLAKGEPYKIKMEFCNGCKKCEENCPCGYLEMH; encoded by the coding sequence ATGGCTAAAGTAGTTAGGAAAAAGAAAAAAGGTCTGGGGGGTCTCTCTCGTTCGTCGGGATCATCGAGTGTAGAAACCTCGCCATTGCGACCGAAGCTGATCGAGAAGATGCCGCCATGTATCTTCAATTGCCCCAATCACAATCAGATCAGAAAAATCCTGATGACGATTTCGAAGGCGGAAGAGTACGAGAAAACTTACGAGCAAGCTCTGGAAGAGGCCTTCTATATCTGGCTTGAGACCACTCCGTTTCCATCGACACTCGGCAGAGTGTGTCCTCATCCATGCGAATCAGAGTGCAATCGCAAGGCTCTTGAAGGCGCTGTCGGCATAAACAGCATGGAGAGGTTTATCGGTGACTGGGGACTCGAGAAGAAGCTCGCACCCAAGAAGCTGACTGACGAGAGAAGAACCGAGAAGATCGCAGTCATCGGCTCCGGCCCTGCAGGCATGTCTTGCGCTTACCACCTTGCTCGACGCGGCTATCCAGTGACTGTATTTGAGGCATTTCCCAAGACAGGCGGAATGCTGAGATATGGCATACCAGATTATCGCCTTCCGACAAACATCCTCGATGCAGAGATAAACCGTATACTCGATATGGGTGTCGAGCTCAAGCTCAGCACAATCGTTGGAAAAGATATCCAATACAGCGATTTGCAGAAGGAATTTAAGGCGATATTCATCGGGATCGGCGCGCATAAGGGGCTGCTGCTTCGAGTTGAAGGCGAAGATGCGGAGAATGTGTTCACCGGCACCGATTTCCTTCACAAGGTCAACGCGGGCCAGTCAGTATCTATCGGCGACAGTGTTGTCGTAATCGGTGGCGGAGACACCGCAATCGATGCCGCGCGAGTCGCGCGTCGTCTGGGTGCGAAATCCACTATTCTGTATCGCAGGACGCAGGCCGAGATGCCGGCCATCGACGAGGAGATAGAGGGTGCACTTGAGGAAGGTGTCAGAATCGATTTCCTTGCTGCTCCGATCGAAATCTACCGCAGCAACGGAACGGCCACAGGGATGAAATGCCAGCGGATGGAGCTCGGTGAGCCTGACTCATCCGGCAGACGGAGACCTGTTCCGATCGAGGGAGATACCTACGATCTCGAATTCACGACTCTGATAGCGGCTATCAGCCAGGAGCCCGACTTCACTGGTATCGAGAATCTCATTGAGGGACGCGACTGGATCAAGGTCGATGATAAGTTCAAGACCAAAGAAGATGGCATGTATTCCGGTGGTGACAATATCAATCTCGGCATAGCAATCGATGCCATATATCATGGCAGGAAAGCTGCCGCTGCCGTTCACGAGGCGATCACCGGCGAACCTGTACCCGCGGAGTATGGCGCGGATTTGAGCCAGATCAAGCCTGAGTTGATGCACATGGGGTACTATGCCGAGGCTCCGAGAGTCGAGTTGAATCACTTGAGTGTCGAAGAGCGTTTCAAAGCCCTGGATACGGAGATCACGTCGACGCTTTCGCAAGACGCCGCGATCGCTGAGGCAAAACGGTGCATGAGTTGCGGGGAGTGCTTCGACTGCGGCACATGCTGGAGTTTCTGTCAGGATAATGCGATTGTTAAGCCGCTCGCAAAAGGTGAACCGTACAAAATCAAGATGGAGTTCTGCAATGGTTGCAAGAAGTGTGAGGAGAACTGTCCTTGCGGCTATTTGGAGATGCACTGA